The DNA segment GCCGGGGTGCATGCCAACCGCGTGGTCAATCCCATGACGGCCGAGGCGCAGGTGCAGGGCGCATGCGTGTTCGGGCTGGCGATGACGCGGCCGGGCTTTGCCATCGAGATCGAAAACGGCGCGGTGAAGAACAGCAATTTCCCCGACTATCCGCCGCCGCGCATCACCGATGCGCCGGTGGTGGATGTGTTCTTCGTGCCCTCCGAGGATCCGCCCACCGGGCTGGGCGAGCCGGGCGTGCCAGCCATTGCGCCAGCGGTGGCCAATGCGCTGTTCACGCTCACCGGCAAGCGCCAGCGGCAGTTGCCGTTCGTGCTCGCCTGAGCCCGGGCGCCGGGCTCAGGGCGCGCGGTTGTCGCCGGCCGCGCGCCAGGCCTGCGTGAAGCGCAGCAGGTCGTCGGCCGAGGCATCGGTGATGGCCGCGTAGCGCATGCCGTCCGACTCCCAGATCGCCAGCTGGTAGCCTTGGCGCGCCTCGATCTGCGGCGGTGCCTGGCTGCGGCCGGGGCTGGCGGCTGGCTTGCTGTCCGGCTTGTCCGTCGTGCGCAATGGCAGCACGAACACATCGATGGGGTGCTGGTTGCGGCGGTAGACCAGCACCGCCACTGGCCGCCCATGCACGTAATCGAGCCGTCCGCCGACCAGCGGGAACCCTTGCGGCGCGAGTTCCCGTACCGACGGTGCATAGTCGATCCGGCCATTGAACCAGGGTTTGACGGTGTGGCGGTCCGACGAGGCGACATCGATCGTGTGCCCCGAGATCAGCGCGCGCACGTGGCTGCTAACCATCTCGCCTTCCACCGTCGGCCCGGAGCCATCGCTCAGCGCGTACTGGACCATGCCGATGCCCAGCGTCGCCACCGTCAGCGCGGCCATGGCGGCATTGGCGGCGGGACCCCATTCGAAATAGCGCCGCATCCGTTGCCACCATGCGCCACCGTTGCCGGAGGGCGCCGCCGCAGCGCTGGAGCCAGTCGCCTGTGGCGCTGGCGTGGCCTGGGCTGCGTCCAGCGCCGCTGTCACCCGCGCGCGCAGGGCCGGCCCCGCGCGGTGGTAAGGCGCATGCGCGCGCAACACCGCACGCAGTTCGCGCAGGTGGGCGAGTTGCGCGGTGCAGGCCGTGCATTGCGCCAGGTGCTGCTCAAGGCGCAAGGCGTCGCCCGCGCCGAGCTCACCGTCAGCACTGGCCTGCAGCAGCAGGCGGGCGTCATTGCAGTTCATGGCCTGTCTCCCCGGCAGGTTGCGCCGGCGTGGCGCGGATGGTGGTTGCCGCGGCGGCCCTGCCCGTTGCCGGTGCGGTGGACAGGGTGCCTGCGGCGCCAAGGTCGGCGCCGCCCTGGTTGCCGGCGCCGCGCGAGCCTTCCGCGCGCAAGGCGAGCACCGCCGCCGCCAGCAGCTTGCGCGCGCGTGCCAGCCGCGACATCACGGTGCCCAGCGGGATATCCGCAATGACGGCGATATCGCGATAGGGCAGATCCTCCAGTTCACGCAGCACCAGGACTTCCCGAAAGGCCAGCGGCAGGCGCTCCAGCGCCACATGCAGCAGCCGGACATCCTCGGCGCGCAACAGCCATTGCTCAGGGCTGTCGCCGTGGCCATCCTGCCAGCCGGGCAGCGGCTCGCCATCGAAATGCGCGTCGTCGTAGCCCGCGCTCTCGGCCTGGCCCGGCTGATGCCGCTTGCGCCAGGCGGTGAACCACGTGTTGCGCACGATCGCCAGCAGCCACGCGCGTGGCTGGTCGCCCCGGAAGCTGTCAAAAAAGCAGAAAGCCCGCAGGCAGGCTTCCTGCACCACGTCATCGGCCTCCACGGGGCTGCCCGATAGCCAGCGGGCCAGGTTGTAGGCGGCGTCGAGGTGCGGGAGCACCAGATCGTCGAAACGGCGGCGCTGGTCGGCAGCGTTCACGTCACTCCTTTGGCTCGGTGCCCGGGTTGGACGCATCGCGCGCCGTCCCCGTTCATTCCGTCTCTGCCGCGTATACCGGGGATGCATTGAGTTTATTCCCGAATCTCACTGCCACCACGTAAAAAAAACTTCGCCGGCAACGGGAATAAACACGCCGGCGCGCCGGTATGACAGGCAGGTCCCCAGCAACCTGATCAATCCGATCAATCCGATCAATCCGATCAACAGATGGAGCTCAATATGCAGCGAGCATGGAAGCGGCGCGATTTTCTCGGGCTTGCCGCGTGCGCCGGCGGCGCGGTGTTTGTGTCGGCATTGCCCGGATGGGCCGCCGGACGCGACGAAGCGTTCTATTTTGTCCAACTCTCGGACGCGCACTGGGGGTTCCAGGGCCCCCCCAATCCCGACGCGCGCGGGACCTTGCCCAAGGCGGTGGCGGCGGTCAACGCACTAGCCGAGCCGCCGGATTTCCTGATGTTCACCGGCGACCTTACCCACACCACCGATGACCCCGCCGAGCGCCGCAGGCGCATGCGCGAGTTCCAGTCGATCATCGCCGCGCTCAAGGTGCCGGTCGTGCACCTGATGCCGGGCGAGCACGACGCCAGCCTGGACCAGGGCGAGGCCTACCGCGAACTGTTCGGGCCCACGCACTATGTGTTCGACCACAAGGGCGTGCACTTCATCGTGCTGGACAACGTGTCCGATCCTGCCGGGCGGGTGGGCGCGGCGCAGCTCGACTGGCTCGCCGCGGATCTTGCGCAGCAGCCGCAGTCGGCGCGCATCGTGGTGTTCACGCACCGTCCGCTGTTCGATCTGTATCCGCAGTGGGACTGGGCCACCCGGGACGGCGCGCAGGTCATCGAGCGGCTGATGCCGCATCCCAACGTGACAGTGTTCTATGGGCACATCCACCAGGAGCATCACCACATGACCGGGCATATCGCGCACCATGCGGCGCGCTCGCTGATGTTCCCGTTGCCGGCGGCGGGGTCGCAGCCGCAGCGCTTGCCGGTGCCGTGGGATCCGGCGCAGCCCTATCGGGGATTGGGCTGGCGGGAAGTGGAAGCGGGCAGGGCATCGGGGGATTTCGGGATCGAGGAGAAGCCTGTCAATGGTTGAGCGGATCGTGCCACGCCGCTTTGAGCTGCTTTGGGTTGCTTTGAACTCGCTATCAGGAGTTGGTCATGTCAGTCATCGGACGGGAAGGAATCAGCCGCAGGCGAGCGCTGTGCTGCTTGCTGGCGCTGGCGGGTGGGACGCCGCTGCTGCGCAGCGCGGCCGCCGCGCCAAGGGTGATCAAGGTGCATGCGCGCAAGTTTGTCTTTACGCCGAACCGGATTGCGCTGCGGGTCGGGGAGCCGGTGGTGTTCGAGCTGACCGCGCAGGATGTGATCATGGGGTTTAGCGTGCCGGATCTCGGCATTCGGGAGGATTTGCCGCCCGGCAAGGTGGTGCGGGTTTCGGCTTTGCCTAAGGCGGCTGGCAGCTTTGGGTTCTTGTGCGATATTTTTTGTGGGTCCGGGCATGAGACGATGAATGGGGTGATTGAGGTGAGTTAGGTTGTTGCGACTGCGGCTGCGACTGCGGCTGCGGTTGCGGCTGCGACTGCGACTGCAACTGCAGCTGCAGCTGCAACTGCAACTGCAGTTTCACCGCCCCTGCGGGGCGGCGACCTACTTTCTTGTCTTGCCAAGAAAGTAGGCAAAGAAGGCGCGCCGGATGGGGCGACTACCCCCTCGGGCTTCGGCGAAAAGAGCGGCCGGGACCCAAACTCGCATCGCCTTAAGGCGATACTCAGACATGGGTCCCTCTTTTCCGCTCTTTTCACCGAAGCCCGAGGCGCCCCATACGGCCTAGGTGAACCTTGACGGCTCGCTTCGCATCGCCGTGGGTGATTCCCGCCCTTTCGGGCGGGAATCACGGCTACACCAGTTGGTTGATCTTGTCGTTGGTTGGCTCTGTGTTTACCTTAGTGTGAGGGCTACCACCGCCGGTGATTGGGTAAATGCTATGTGCGTGGTTGGCCTTCACGGCAGCACGGCGCGCAGGCGATCCAAGCGGGACGGCGGCAAGGCAATCGAATCACCATCTGATGCCTCGATGCCGTAGTAGACAGCCTTGCCGTTCAGGTCCCAGTCAAGAATCTTTTCGTCTGCTGTATAGGTGCGCTCGGCGAGCACGGTGTCCTCGCCGTTTCGAAAAATCCGTAGACGCACTGTGACAAGTCCCTTCCAGTAGTCAATGACGCATTGCTCCGCGACATAGGTGCTGTTGTCCGACTCGTGACGGGTGCAGTGGTTGGCGGTCGCTCGCAATCTCGCATTTTGTATGTAGCAGACAAGAAGAACGAGTAGCACGACATAGATAGTCCAGCGCATTATTCTGGTGACTCTCATATCTCAAACTCCATCACAATCGGACGATCCAACTTGATAATCCTCCTGTTGGAAAACAGCAGCAGGTCACCGCCTTGTTTGTGTTCTGCCTGCCATTTCCTGAAGTCTTTGTTCTGTACCGGGTGGAACACATTGCCTTTCGTTAGTCGTCCGTTCCCTGCTATCGGATGCAACAACCAGTCATCGCCCCGTTTGGTAGCCAGTTCAACATTGAGCCGAAAACCGCATAGGGAATCAATCAGACAAATCCGAATTCATCCTCGACGCTTGCAAATTCTTGCAATCGACAGAAGCGTCGGAGTGCGGGAGCGTGGTGTAGCAACGAGAGAGGCCCCCGGCATCGCACGAACACCGAGAGGCAAACCAGCCTTTTCCGAGTCGCCGAAAGTCAGCGGTGCTTGACACACGGTTGCACTCAGCCGCGCACGTAAACGCCGATAAAACAATCGCTTGGTTGGCGGTTTACCTTATGAAGGTTCGATTTTCCGGGTTCCCGTCCCCGCTTGCGGGAAAGGGGGGCGGGGCCGGGGGAGAGGGCAGGCGCTTGCAAGAACCGGGGGTCGCATTGACCGGCCCTCAGTCTCCTTCCCCGGCAGCCAGCACGCGCTGGCGCTCGCGTTCGCCCTGCGCGCTGCTCGCGTGCTCACGTCCCTCGCGCCGGGCCTGCCGCCGTTCCTTGCGGTTCACATACCAATAGTGCGCGCGATCCAGGTAGAGATACACCACGGGCGTGGTGAACAGCGTCAGCGCTTGCGACAGCACCAGCCCGCCCACCATCGCAAAGCCCAATGGCCGCCGCAACTCGGAGCCAGCGCCATGCCCGAGCATCAGCGGCAGTCCGGACAACAGCGCGCACATGGTGGTCATCATGATCGGCCGGAATCGCAGCAGGCACGCCTGGTAGATGGCTTCCTCCGGTTTCATGCCGTGGTCGCGCTCGGCGGTGAGCGCGAAGTCGACCATCATGATGCCGTTTTTCTTGACGATGCCGATCAGCAGGATGATGCCGATCAGCGCGATCACGCTGAGGTCATAGCCGCCGGCCAGCAGGATCAGCAGCGCGCCCACGCCGGCGGAAGGCAGGGTGGAGAGGATGGTGAGCGGATGGATGTAGCTTTCGTACAGCAGCCCCAGCACGATATACACGGCGATCAGCGCGGCGGCGATCAGGTAGGGCTGGGAGGCAAGCGAGGCGCCAAAGGCCTGTGCCGTGCCCTGGAACGAGCCGGAGAGCGTCTGCGGGCGTCCCATGCCGGACAGCGTGCTGTTGATGGCCTTGACGGCGTCACCCAGTGCCACGCCCTTGGCCAGGTTGAACGAAATCGTGACGGCGGGGAACTGCCCCTGGTGGCTGATTGACAGGTAGGCGGTGCTGTCGGTGTCGATCTTGACGAAGGTGGACAGCGGCACTTGCTCGCCGGTCAGCGGCGAGGTCACGTACAGCTTGCTGAACAAGCGCGGGTCGTCCTGCAGCGCTGGCGTGGCTTCCAGGATCACGTGGTAGCTGTTGATCTGGGTGAAGTACTGCGCGACCTGGCGCTGCCCGATCGCGTCGTACAGCGTGGAGTCGATCAGCGCCGGCGTGATGCCGAAGCTCGAGGCGCGCGCGCGGTCGATGGACAGGCGCGCGGCGGCGGCGGCGTTCTGCTGGTCGGACGCCACGTCGGCGAGCTGGGGCAGGGCGCGCAGGCGCTCCAGGATGCGCGGCGCCCACTGGTTGAGCTCATCCAGGTTGGAGTCCATCAGCGTGTACTGGTATTGCGTGCGCGACAGCCGCCCGCCCACGTTGATGTCCTGCCCGGCCTGCAGGAACAGGTTGGCGCCCTGCACCTGCGCCAGCTTGGGCCGCAGCCGCGCGATCACTTCGTCGGCGCTGGCGGTGCGGCCCTCGTCCTTGGGTTTCAGGCTGATGAAGAAGTTGCCTGTGTTGAGCGTATTCTGCCCGCCGGTCATGCCCACCGCGGCGACATCGGGGTCGGCGCGCACGATATCGGCAAGCTGCACCATGCGCGCGTTCATCGACTTGAACGAGGCGTCCTGCGCGGACTCGGCGATGCCAAACATGAAGCCGGTGTCCTGCTGCGGGAAGAAGCCCTTGGGTATGTAGATGAACAGCGCCACCGTGGTGGCGACCGTGGCGATGAACACGCACAGGGTGAAGAACTGGTGGCGCATCACCACGTCCAGCCCGCGCTTGTAGCTCGCCAGCATGGCGTCGAAGCCGTGCTCGAACCACTGGTAGATGCGGCCGTGATGATGGCCGCGCGGCGGGGTCAGGTAGCGCGAGCACAGCATCGGCGTGAGCGTCAGCGAGACCAGCACCGATACCACGATGGTGAGCGTGACGGTCACGGCGAACTCGCGGAACAGCCGCCCCACGATGCCGCCCATCAGCAGCAGCGGGATGAACACCGCCACCAGCGAGACCGAGATCGACACGATGGTGAAGCTGATTTCCGCGGCGCCCTTGAGCGCGGCGTCCATCGGCGCCATGCCGTCTTCGACGTGGCGATAAATGTTCTCCAGCATCACGATGGCATCGTCCACCACGAACCCCACCGCGATGGTGAGTGCCATCAGCGACAGGTTGTCGCGGCTGTAGCCCAGCAGGTACATGCCGCCGGCGGTGCCCATCAGCGCCAG comes from the Cupriavidus basilensis genome and includes:
- a CDS encoding anti-sigma factor family protein, producing MNCNDARLLLQASADGELGAGDALRLEQHLAQCTACTAQLAHLRELRAVLRAHAPYHRAGPALRARVTAALDAAQATPAPQATGSSAAAAPSGNGGAWWQRMRRYFEWGPAANAAMAALTVATLGIGMVQYALSDGSGPTVEGEMVSSHVRALISGHTIDVASSDRHTVKPWFNGRIDYAPSVRELAPQGFPLVGGRLDYVHGRPVAVLVYRRNQHPIDVFVLPLRTTDKPDSKPAASPGRSQAPPQIEARQGYQLAIWESDGMRYAAITDASADDLLRFTQAWRAAGDNRAP
- a CDS encoding RNA polymerase sigma factor → MNAADQRRRFDDLVLPHLDAAYNLARWLSGSPVEADDVVQEACLRAFCFFDSFRGDQPRAWLLAIVRNTWFTAWRKRHQPGQAESAGYDDAHFDGEPLPGWQDGHGDSPEQWLLRAEDVRLLHVALERLPLAFREVLVLRELEDLPYRDIAVIADIPLGTVMSRLARARKLLAAAVLALRAEGSRGAGNQGGADLGAAGTLSTAPATGRAAAATTIRATPAQPAGETGHELQ
- a CDS encoding metallophosphoesterase family protein, coding for MQRAWKRRDFLGLAACAGGAVFVSALPGWAAGRDEAFYFVQLSDAHWGFQGPPNPDARGTLPKAVAAVNALAEPPDFLMFTGDLTHTTDDPAERRRRMREFQSIIAALKVPVVHLMPGEHDASLDQGEAYRELFGPTHYVFDHKGVHFIVLDNVSDPAGRVGAAQLDWLAADLAQQPQSARIVVFTHRPLFDLYPQWDWATRDGAQVIERLMPHPNVTVFYGHIHQEHHHMTGHIAHHAARSLMFPLPAAGSQPQRLPVPWDPAQPYRGLGWREVEAGRASGDFGIEEKPVNG
- a CDS encoding cupredoxin domain-containing protein, whose product is MSVIGREGISRRRALCCLLALAGGTPLLRSAAAAPRVIKVHARKFVFTPNRIALRVGEPVVFELTAQDVIMGFSVPDLGIREDLPPGKVVRVSALPKAAGSFGFLCDIFCGSGHETMNGVIEVS
- a CDS encoding DUF6402 family protein; its protein translation is MFHPVQNKDFRKWQAEHKQGGDLLLFSNRRIIKLDRPIVMEFEI
- a CDS encoding efflux RND transporter permease subunit; its protein translation is MSISAIFIKRPIGTSLLALAVLLVGVAAWPLLPIAPLPQVDFPTIQVSANLPGASPETMASNVAQPLERQFSLIGGLTQMTSTSAQGNAQITLQFDLNRSIDAAAVDVQAAINAASGQLPGNLPTPPTFRKINPADSPILVLAVQSDTLPLTEVNDFADNVLAQQISQISGVGLVNIGGQQKPSVRIQVDPQKLSAMGMSLEDLRGVIAATTVNQPTGSTDGATKAFNVYTNDQVTKAAAWNDMVLAYRNGAPVRVRDVGVAVDGPENAKLAGWGFAGAAAPADNTFHNGRAIILAITKQPGANVIETVDRIRAALPHLQAAIPPTVNVNTLADRTQTIRASVADVEFTLVLTIALVVMIIFVFLRNVAATVIPSVTVPLALMGTAGGMYLLGYSRDNLSLMALTIAVGFVVDDAIVMLENIYRHVEDGMAPMDAALKGAAEISFTIVSISVSLVAVFIPLLLMGGIVGRLFREFAVTVTLTIVVSVLVSLTLTPMLCSRYLTPPRGHHHGRIYQWFEHGFDAMLASYKRGLDVVMRHQFFTLCVFIATVATTVALFIYIPKGFFPQQDTGFMFGIAESAQDASFKSMNARMVQLADIVRADPDVAAVGMTGGQNTLNTGNFFISLKPKDEGRTASADEVIARLRPKLAQVQGANLFLQAGQDINVGGRLSRTQYQYTLMDSNLDELNQWAPRILERLRALPQLADVASDQQNAAAAARLSIDRARASSFGITPALIDSTLYDAIGQRQVAQYFTQINSYHVILEATPALQDDPRLFSKLYVTSPLTGEQVPLSTFVKIDTDSTAYLSISHQGQFPAVTISFNLAKGVALGDAVKAINSTLSGMGRPQTLSGSFQGTAQAFGASLASQPYLIAAALIAVYIVLGLLYESYIHPLTILSTLPSAGVGALLILLAGGYDLSVIALIGIILLIGIVKKNGIMMVDFALTAERDHGMKPEEAIYQACLLRFRPIMMTTMCALLSGLPLMLGHGAGSELRRPLGFAMVGGLVLSQALTLFTTPVVYLYLDRAHYWYVNRKERRQARREGREHASSAQGERERQRVLAAGEGD